ATTGCGCAGATGCGCGCTCGCGCTGGTCGCGTCAAAAACAAAGTCGATTTCCTCGAAGACGGGCATTCGGGTCAAGCCTTCGGCACCTTCGTGTGTGGTGGCCACGCCGAGACGAGATGCCCGGGCCAGGCCGTCCGAGGCAGGATCAATGCCGACCATCGCGCCCACCTCGATGTGCTGGCCGTGGCGCATGATCTTGATCATCAGATCGGTACCGATGTTTCCACTGCCGATGATGGCAGCCTTGAATTTGCGGGTCATACAGAACTCCAGATTTTGCTGAGGCACATGCTTGTCCGGGGAGGGGGCGCCTTCGCGTACTAGACCAGTTGGAAACCGGCGCTGCCCAGGCCTTGCATGCGCAGGGAGATGTGTTGGCCCGGATGGATCCACTCCGCGGGGGTCGCGCCTCCCGCGAGAACGATCCAGCCGGCTTCCAAAGGCTCTCCCGCCGCTGCCGAGACGCGTGCCGCGGCCACGAGCGAGCGCAATGGGTCGCCGAGCAACGCGGCGGTGGAGCCGACTTGCACAGCGCGCCCATCGATGCTCATGACCAGGCCCAGGTTGCGAAAATCGGTTGCGGGAGAATGCCAGCCGCCGACCACGAACCCGCTCGAGGAAGCGTTGTCGGCGATGACCTCCGGCAGCGTGAATTTGAAGTTCCGGTAGCGCGAGTCGATCAATTCCAATGCGGGTGCAATGGCTTCGACCGCAGCGAGGGCCTCGGCGCCAGTGACCTTGCCCGTCAGCGGCTTTTTCAGCAGGAAGGCGAGTTCCGGCTCGACTCGCGGATGCACGAACCGCGAACGCTGCACATCGGCGCCTTCCTCCAATTGCATCGCGTCAGTCAGCCGTCCCCAGATCACGTCAGACAGCCCCATCTGGAGCATCTTGGCGCGGCTGGTGAAACCCATCTTCACGCCGACACGGCGCTCGCCTCGCTCCAGCCTGCGAGCGATGGATCCCCGCTGGATTTCATAAGCATCGGGCAGGCTCAGGGCGTTGTCCTGGTCGAACTGGGGGACCTCGCGCGCGTATCGCGCGGCGTCGTCCAGTCGGGTAATGATTTCCTCGTGTGCGCTCATGCCGTAACTCCAGCGTCTTGGTTATCCGATTCAAACTCTGTGCGAACGGTGCCCAGCCCGTTGATGCTGCACTCGAACACATCGCCCGGATTGACGGCGACCATGGGGCCGAGGGCGCCGGACAGCACGAGTTCGCCGGCACGCAGCGGCTTTCCGACGCGCGTCATGGTGCGCGCAAGCCAGACCACGGCGTTCAGCGGGTTGCCCAGGCAAGCTGCGCCAGCGCCCGTGGAGACGGGTTCTCCGCGTCGCGACAGACACATCCCGGCCAGACTCAGGTCCAGGCCGGAAGGAGAAATCGGCGTCGAGCCCAACACGTAGACGCCGCTCGATGCGTTGTCGGCCACGGTGTCCACGAACTTGATGTTCCAGGAGTCGATGCGGCTGCCGACAATTTCAAGCGCCGGAATCAGATAGTCCACCGCTTGAAGGACTTCCTGATGTGTGGGGCATTCCATGTTTAGGTCGCGTCCGAGGACAAAACCGATTTCAGCCTCCACCTTGGGCTGATGAAGAATCGATAGCGGTACGATTTCTGCATCGCCGAAAGACAGGTCATCAAAGAGCGAGCCGAAGTCAGGCTGGTCGACACCCAGCTGACGCTGGACCACGAGCGAGGTCAATCCGATCTTGCGACCCACGACGCGCCGACCTTCGGAGATGCGCCTGTCGGTGTTGATGGATTGAATCGTGTAGGCATCCTCCGCACTCATGTCCGGGTAGGTTTCCCGCAGCGGGGGGATGAACGTACCATTCTGCGCTGCCCGATAAAGAGCCCGTGCGGCCTCTTCGCGTTGTTGTGGCGTCATGATGGATACTCCTTTATGCGAGTGACGCGAGAGGCTTGTAGGCCACCGCCTTGATTTCGATGCGCAGCATCGGGTGAGGCAGCTGGTGAACGGCCACGGTCGTGCGCGTGGGGCCGTCGTAGCCGAAATACTTGCGTATTTCGGCGAAGCCGAACACGGATTTCGGTTGAAGTCGAACAGGGTTTCCGGAGGAAGGTGAACAGCCGTTTCGCTTGAAGTCGAACAGTTTCGGGGTATTCCGAAATTGGTGTTCGGCGTTCCGAAACGCGTGTTCATCTTCCCGAAATCGGTGTTCAGCCCGCCGAAACGGCTGTTCACTGCGCCGAAATGTGTGTTCGGCGTGCCGAAACGAAAGGCGCGGTTTCGGTTGGCGGTACTGCGGATGGCTCAATCGGCCGGCGGTTAAGGTTGCTC
This region of Burkholderia contaminans genomic DNA includes:
- a CDS encoding 2-keto-4-pentenoate hydratase; the protein is MSAHEEIITRLDDAARYAREVPQFDQDNALSLPDAYEIQRGSIARRLERGERRVGVKMGFTSRAKMLQMGLSDVIWGRLTDAMQLEEGADVQRSRFVHPRVEPELAFLLKKPLTGKVTGAEALAAVEAIAPALELIDSRYRNFKFTLPEVIADNASSSGFVVGGWHSPATDFRNLGLVMSIDGRAVQVGSTAALLGDPLRSLVAAARVSAAAGEPLEAGWIVLAGGATPAEWIHPGQHISLRMQGLGSAGFQLV
- the mhpD gene encoding 2-keto-4-pentenoate hydratase, with the translated sequence MTPQQREEAARALYRAAQNGTFIPPLRETYPDMSAEDAYTIQSINTDRRISEGRRVVGRKIGLTSLVVQRQLGVDQPDFGSLFDDLSFGDAEIVPLSILHQPKVEAEIGFVLGRDLNMECPTHQEVLQAVDYLIPALEIVGSRIDSWNIKFVDTVADNASSGVYVLGSTPISPSGLDLSLAGMCLSRRGEPVSTGAGAACLGNPLNAVVWLARTMTRVGKPLRAGELVLSGALGPMVAVNPGDVFECSINGLGTVRTEFESDNQDAGVTA